A window of Prolixibacter sp. SD074 contains these coding sequences:
- a CDS encoding PD-(D/E)XK nuclease family protein: protein MQGFLARLADHLYEVYGDNISGQMIIFPNRRAGIFFINYLNRKVSQPIFSPEIVTISDFFARQTDLHVADPLTLVFYLYEIYREVTGSEESFDDFYFWGEMLVNDFDDIDKYNVDAAALFQNISDLKEIDLLFQDYDDESREHMTGFWRSLNNRDKTPNQNEFLRIWQSLFPIYEKFRQRLQNEGVAFEGMIYRETAQRIKEKKLQLKHDGDIILAGFNALNRCEEILFSFFMETEKARFYWDYDRYYLDDPQQEAGLFMRKNLKKFPQSASLGGESGFMQHPPQVEIINVPSQVGQAQVASNQLMKIPVPDRQFDDAAVVLCDEGLLLPVLGTLPQQIGKVNVTMGFPVNASPAYSLVNQLIELQRNIRTHGEPVFYYKNVLALLGHQLVSVIEPEVSRKLTEEIISQNIVYLPVRKLQETPFLSLIFQLPRSIDAYSGYFLDILRSVFTRLPSDENEIRHQLHKEYLFQLYLAVNRLKDVLQTSGKKIFGNKDFLTRETYFRFLGQYLGGITVPFEGEPLQGLQVMGILETRALDFRNLVILSMNDGVMPKTSAKASFIPYNLRRGFGLPSVEEMNAMYAYYFYRLLQRAENVTFVYHSGTEGLFVGEKSRYLYQLQMETPLDIKETSVSMEVSTLSPVPIVVQKTEEVMAPLLPYLNGKRALSPSAIDKYLTCPLQFYFRYSAGLEEPDEVTEEVDARIFGNLFHDTMEALYTPFLCKELGAGDIQGLMDDVEKIQNLVLQSFRDNYFKGGTGSEQVVLRGRNWLVGEIVKKYVRQVLEVDKKRAPITIEGLENKFKADFPLSDGERTVLVGGKVDRIDKRDGVLEILDYKTGKADLSFTMLDDLFDREKMNRNKAALQTLIYAAVVYANRKSEGIIQTGIYALRRIFEKDFQPTVTSKELGNQPVNYVEHQEAFNKNLVRLLEEIFDTNVPFFQTEKEETCRYCAYKNICRRG from the coding sequence ATGCAAGGATTTTTAGCACGGCTGGCCGACCATTTATACGAGGTTTACGGAGACAATATCTCGGGGCAAATGATCATTTTTCCGAACCGGAGGGCGGGAATTTTTTTCATTAATTATCTCAACCGAAAGGTTTCTCAACCGATTTTCAGTCCGGAAATCGTTACCATCAGCGATTTTTTTGCCCGTCAGACCGATTTACATGTTGCCGATCCACTCACGCTCGTTTTTTATTTGTATGAAATCTATCGCGAAGTTACCGGCTCGGAAGAATCATTTGATGATTTTTATTTCTGGGGCGAAATGTTGGTCAACGATTTCGATGATATCGATAAATACAATGTTGATGCGGCCGCCCTCTTCCAAAATATTTCCGATTTAAAAGAGATTGATTTACTTTTTCAGGATTACGATGATGAAAGCCGGGAGCATATGACTGGTTTTTGGCGTAGCCTGAATAACCGCGACAAAACGCCGAACCAGAATGAATTTTTACGTATCTGGCAATCGCTCTTTCCTATATACGAAAAATTCAGACAGCGCCTGCAAAACGAAGGCGTGGCTTTTGAAGGGATGATTTATCGGGAAACCGCACAACGAATTAAGGAGAAAAAGCTGCAACTAAAGCATGACGGCGATATTATACTGGCGGGTTTTAATGCCCTGAACCGGTGTGAAGAGATATTGTTTTCGTTCTTCATGGAAACCGAAAAAGCCCGGTTTTATTGGGATTATGACCGCTATTATTTGGATGACCCGCAGCAGGAAGCAGGTTTGTTTATGCGGAAGAACCTGAAAAAATTTCCGCAGTCAGCTTCTTTGGGTGGTGAATCTGGTTTTATGCAACATCCTCCGCAGGTTGAAATCATTAATGTGCCTTCGCAGGTAGGACAGGCACAGGTTGCTTCCAATCAGTTGATGAAAATACCGGTTCCCGACCGGCAGTTTGATGATGCGGCTGTCGTTTTGTGTGACGAAGGTTTACTTTTACCGGTTTTAGGAACTTTGCCGCAGCAAATTGGAAAGGTGAATGTGACGATGGGATTTCCGGTGAACGCCAGTCCTGCCTATAGTTTGGTAAATCAACTGATCGAGTTGCAGCGAAATATCCGCACGCATGGGGAACCTGTTTTTTACTATAAAAATGTACTGGCGCTTTTGGGGCACCAGTTGGTTTCGGTTATTGAGCCGGAAGTAAGCCGGAAGTTGACGGAAGAGATTATTTCTCAAAACATAGTGTACCTTCCGGTGAGAAAATTGCAGGAAACGCCATTCCTGAGCCTGATTTTTCAATTGCCGCGATCCATTGATGCCTATTCCGGTTATTTCCTGGATATCCTTCGCTCGGTATTTACCCGGCTGCCTTCTGATGAAAATGAAATCCGGCATCAATTGCACAAGGAGTATCTGTTTCAGTTGTACCTGGCTGTAAACCGGCTGAAAGATGTGTTGCAAACCAGTGGTAAGAAGATTTTTGGAAACAAGGATTTCCTGACAAGAGAGACCTATTTCCGTTTTCTGGGCCAATATCTGGGAGGTATCACCGTGCCTTTCGAAGGAGAACCGCTTCAGGGCTTACAGGTGATGGGTATTCTGGAAACCCGGGCGCTTGATTTCCGCAACCTGGTTATTCTCTCGATGAACGATGGTGTGATGCCAAAAACTTCGGCGAAAGCCTCTTTCATTCCTTATAATTTGCGGCGTGGCTTTGGTTTGCCTTCAGTCGAAGAGATGAACGCCATGTACGCCTACTATTTTTACCGGCTGCTTCAGCGGGCCGAGAATGTAACATTTGTCTATCATTCGGGTACCGAGGGGCTTTTTGTCGGCGAGAAGAGCCGTTATTTATACCAGTTGCAAATGGAAACGCCGTTGGATATTAAGGAAACAAGTGTTTCAATGGAGGTTTCCACGCTTTCCCCGGTTCCAATAGTTGTTCAGAAAACAGAAGAGGTGATGGCTCCTCTGTTGCCGTATCTTAATGGCAAACGGGCACTTTCGCCCAGCGCTATCGATAAGTATTTGACCTGTCCGTTACAATTTTATTTCCGGTACAGCGCCGGCTTGGAAGAGCCGGATGAAGTAACCGAAGAGGTTGACGCCCGTATCTTTGGAAATTTGTTTCACGACACCATGGAGGCGTTGTATACACCTTTTCTTTGTAAAGAATTGGGTGCCGGTGATATTCAGGGATTGATGGACGACGTAGAGAAGATTCAGAATTTAGTGCTGCAGTCATTCCGCGATAATTATTTCAAGGGAGGAACCGGTTCTGAACAGGTTGTCCTTCGCGGGCGCAATTGGCTGGTTGGAGAAATTGTGAAGAAATATGTGCGGCAGGTACTTGAGGTGGATAAAAAACGTGCGCCAATTACCATCGAAGGGCTCGAAAACAAATTCAAGGCCGATTTTCCTTTAAGCGACGGAGAAAGGACCGTGCTGGTTGGTGGAAAAGTTGACCGTATTGATAAGCGGGATGGCGTTCTGGAAATTTTGGATTACAAAACAGGTAAGGCCGATTTAAGCTTTACAATGCTGGATGATTTGTTCGATCGCGAAAAAATGAACCGAAATAAGGCAGCTCTTCAGACGTTGATTTATGCAGCTGTTGTCTATGCTAACCGGAAATCGGAGGGAATTATTCAGACTGGTATTTATGCTTTGCGCAGAATATTCGAAAAAGATTTCCAACCGACTGTGACGAGCAAGGAATTGGGAAATCAGCCGGTCAATTACGTGGAACATCAGGAGGCATTCAATAAAAACTTGGTTCGCCTCCTGGAAGAAATTTTTGATACCAATGTACCTTTTTTCCAAACGGAAAAGGAAGAGACATGCCGCTACTGCGCCTATAAGAATATTTGCCGGAGGGGATAA
- the trmD gene encoding tRNA (guanosine(37)-N1)-methyltransferase TrmD, whose product MRIDILTVLPELLESPFNYSILKRAQDKGLAEIHVHNLRDWSTDKHKRVDDYAFSKGAGMVMMIEPIEKAVNELKSQREYDEIIFTSPDGKRFEQNDANQLSLKKNIIILCGHYKGVDQRVRDNLISREISVGDFVLTGGELAAAIISDAVVRLIPGVLSDETSALTDSFQDGLLSPPVYTRPADYNGWKVPDVLLSGNDQLIEDWKMEQAYQRTKELRPDLLKKHNDE is encoded by the coding sequence ATGCGAATAGATATACTTACCGTTTTACCCGAATTATTAGAGAGCCCGTTTAATTATTCGATTCTCAAACGAGCGCAGGACAAAGGTCTGGCTGAGATTCACGTCCACAATCTGAGAGATTGGTCGACAGACAAACACAAGCGGGTAGATGATTATGCGTTTAGTAAAGGTGCGGGCATGGTCATGATGATTGAGCCCATCGAAAAGGCGGTTAACGAATTGAAAAGCCAGCGTGAATATGATGAGATAATTTTCACTTCGCCCGATGGCAAACGGTTCGAACAAAACGACGCCAACCAGCTTTCACTGAAAAAGAACATCATTATTCTTTGCGGACACTACAAAGGCGTTGACCAGCGAGTACGCGACAACCTTATTTCCCGTGAAATATCGGTCGGCGATTTTGTCCTGACGGGAGGTGAACTGGCTGCCGCTATTATCTCTGACGCAGTGGTCCGGCTGATTCCCGGCGTACTTTCCGACGAAACATCTGCATTGACGGATTCTTTCCAGGACGGGCTTCTTAGCCCACCGGTTTATACGCGACCGGCTGATTATAACGGTTGGAAAGTCCCGGATGTGCTCTTATCAGGAAATGACCAGTTGATAGAAGACTGGAAAATGGAACAGGCCTACCAACGAACAAAAGAGCTGCGGCCTGATTTGCTCAAGAAGCACAATGACGAATAA
- the odhB gene encoding 2-oxoglutarate dehydrogenase complex dihydrolipoyllysine-residue succinyltransferase has protein sequence MIIEIKVPSPGESITEVEIGRWLVSDGDIVEKDQEIAEVESDKATLALVATEAGAVSFKAEEGDSIKVGGVACTIDTDKAGEAPAAPKEEPKAEEKKEATEEKKPEAESKKPEPPKAEKKIETTKPPGEDVSHVKTTPAAKAVMEAEGLSVEEVLEGLRRLSRKDVETAAGALRNHPSLQKLEASREEDRQTMTSLRKKLSQRLVSVKNETAMLTTFNELDMSRVMQLRKTYQEKFVEKHGFKLGFMSFFTKAVSEALKLHTGINSMIEGDEIVTPRYHDVGIAVMTPKGLMVPIVRNVEAKSIPEIELEIKELAAKARNRRLTIEEMTGGTFTITNGGVFGSLMSTPIINPPQSGILGMHSIKERPIAVNGKVEIRPMMYTALSYDHRVIDGKDSVGFLVDLKEFIENPEKLLFGGSSPDELLLDL, from the coding sequence ATGATCATCGAAATAAAAGTACCCAGTCCCGGTGAATCTATCACCGAAGTAGAGATAGGAAGATGGCTCGTTTCTGACGGTGATATAGTGGAAAAGGACCAGGAAATAGCAGAAGTTGAATCAGATAAAGCCACCCTGGCCCTGGTGGCTACCGAAGCCGGAGCAGTAAGTTTTAAAGCGGAGGAAGGTGATTCCATTAAGGTAGGCGGTGTTGCCTGCACCATTGACACGGACAAAGCCGGAGAAGCTCCTGCAGCACCAAAGGAGGAACCTAAAGCTGAAGAGAAAAAGGAAGCTACGGAAGAAAAGAAACCAGAAGCTGAATCGAAAAAACCTGAACCACCCAAGGCGGAGAAAAAGATAGAAACGACCAAACCACCAGGTGAGGATGTATCTCATGTAAAAACGACTCCTGCAGCCAAAGCAGTAATGGAAGCCGAAGGTTTATCTGTAGAAGAAGTGCTCGAAGGATTACGGCGACTTTCCCGCAAGGATGTCGAAACAGCTGCAGGTGCACTGAGAAATCATCCGTCGCTTCAGAAGCTGGAAGCCAGTCGCGAAGAGGATCGGCAAACAATGACCTCGTTGCGGAAAAAGTTGAGTCAACGCCTGGTTTCCGTGAAGAATGAAACGGCCATGTTGACGACATTCAACGAGCTGGACATGAGCAGGGTTATGCAATTACGCAAAACTTACCAGGAAAAATTCGTTGAAAAACACGGATTCAAACTGGGATTCATGTCTTTCTTCACTAAAGCAGTCAGCGAAGCCCTGAAACTACATACTGGAATCAATTCCATGATTGAAGGCGATGAGATTGTTACACCTCGTTACCATGACGTGGGTATTGCCGTAATGACTCCAAAAGGACTGATGGTCCCGATTGTACGCAATGTGGAGGCCAAATCGATTCCGGAAATTGAACTGGAAATTAAAGAGCTGGCAGCTAAAGCCCGTAACCGGAGGCTGACCATCGAAGAAATGACCGGCGGAACCTTTACCATTACCAACGGTGGTGTGTTTGGCTCACTGATGTCTACCCCCATTATCAATCCGCCGCAAAGCGGAATTCTGGGAATGCACAGCATCAAAGAACGCCCCATTGCCGTAAACGGTAAAGTGGAAATTCGTCCGATGATGTATACTGCCCTCTCCTATGACCATCGTGTTATCGATGGAAAAGATTCGGTCGGTTTCCTTGTCGACTTAAAGGAATTTATTGAAAATCCTGAGAAGCTGCTTTTCGGCGGAAGCTCTCCCGATGAGTTACTACTGGATTTATAA
- a CDS encoding Hsp20/alpha crystallin family protein codes for MKINIEEINVIKEENIMLNLMTYSNAYPKVKSNNDLLDKLFNDSVWNDSSASSRPKANVKEEKDQFVIELVAPGFTKEQINIHLENEILTIKGESVQIEQEKEKVNYTTREFVAGDFSRRFSMPDSVDTENITAGFNNGILEIRLPKREENIDKGPRRIKIG; via the coding sequence TTGAAAATTAACATTGAAGAAATTAACGTAATTAAGGAGGAAAATATCATGTTGAACTTAATGACTTACTCGAACGCATATCCGAAAGTGAAATCAAACAATGATTTACTGGATAAATTATTTAACGACTCAGTATGGAACGACAGCTCTGCTTCAAGTCGTCCAAAAGCGAATGTAAAGGAAGAAAAGGATCAGTTTGTCATCGAACTGGTGGCCCCTGGTTTCACCAAAGAACAAATCAATATACATCTTGAGAATGAAATCCTGACCATTAAAGGCGAGTCGGTACAAATTGAGCAGGAAAAGGAAAAGGTAAACTACACTACCCGCGAGTTTGTAGCAGGCGATTTTAGCCGTCGGTTCTCTATGCCTGATTCTGTTGACACAGAAAACATCACGGCGGGGTTTAACAACGGAATACTCGAAATCAGATTACCGAAACGGGAAGAAAATATTGACAAAGGGCCCCGAAGGATTAAGATTGGTTAA
- a CDS encoding DUF349 domain-containing protein, translated as MPEHNDESRNLNERVENEEVSQERQTPVDNEQQANEQEPEQAQQVDDPEGQLAGEEVASASDEAEGKSANEGDTPYSSEETASDEGEVSKKQASGPADESIELEKDPDDVDEEGEEEETDDEAVGEASLDYSGYNKDQLINTFRKILPKGIGEDIRPQIEAIKANFYKIHNAELEEQKKAFMAEGGAEEDFQPTPDPYENDLKDLLKEFKNLRTEYHRRQEVQKEENYQKKLEIIDELKALINKEESINATFQEFNALQSRWRELGQVPQGKVKDLWENYHHHVENFYDYIKINRELRDLDLKKNMDKKVGLCDRAEALAEDESNPVRTFRQLQKLHENWREIGPIPRENKQELWERFKAATTVINKRYQQYFEEERAKQKENLEKKVELCERAEEFANFDSTNPREWNEMTEKIIALQKKWKTIGFAPRKDNTLVWERFRAANDTFFRKKRDFWAKSKEKLHDNLAQKIEICEQAEELKESTDWKGTTDKLIALQTKWKAIGPVPRKQSDLVWKRFRAACDEFFNRKGSHFSGMTEEQEGNLKAKKAIIKEVGNFKPSGDVEADVAILSEFQERWKSTGRVPFRRKDDVESKFRDAINDKFDQIEMDEQERNLHKFRNKMVHWMTIPRGWGRINSERDRNVLRIKQLESDLGTLQNNIGFFGDSKGAQSLAENVQSKIDRITSQIDYLKSKIEIIDELGEESR; from the coding sequence ATGCCAGAGCACAACGACGAATCTCGTAACCTTAACGAGAGGGTAGAAAATGAAGAAGTCTCGCAGGAGAGACAAACGCCGGTTGACAATGAGCAACAAGCAAATGAACAGGAACCTGAACAAGCTCAGCAAGTAGACGATCCTGAAGGGCAACTTGCGGGAGAAGAAGTTGCTTCTGCTTCGGATGAAGCTGAAGGAAAATCAGCAAACGAGGGGGACACTCCATATTCCTCGGAAGAAACTGCTTCAGACGAAGGGGAAGTGTCCAAAAAGCAAGCAAGTGGTCCAGCCGATGAATCCATTGAGTTGGAAAAAGATCCGGATGATGTAGATGAAGAAGGAGAGGAAGAAGAAACCGACGATGAGGCTGTTGGTGAAGCTTCGCTGGATTATTCGGGATATAACAAAGATCAGTTAATAAATACCTTTCGAAAAATATTGCCTAAAGGTATTGGCGAGGATATTCGTCCTCAAATAGAAGCCATTAAGGCAAACTTCTATAAAATACACAATGCAGAGCTGGAGGAACAGAAGAAAGCGTTTATGGCAGAGGGTGGAGCAGAAGAAGATTTTCAGCCCACCCCCGATCCGTATGAGAATGATTTAAAGGACCTGCTGAAGGAATTTAAAAATCTAAGAACGGAATATCACCGAAGACAGGAAGTTCAGAAAGAAGAAAATTATCAGAAGAAATTAGAAATAATTGATGAACTGAAAGCATTGATCAATAAAGAAGAATCGATAAATGCTACTTTTCAGGAATTCAATGCACTCCAGTCCCGCTGGCGTGAATTGGGGCAGGTTCCCCAGGGAAAAGTGAAAGACCTGTGGGAAAATTACCATCACCATGTCGAGAATTTTTATGACTATATCAAGATAAACCGTGAACTTCGGGATCTCGATCTGAAGAAGAACATGGATAAAAAGGTTGGACTGTGTGATAGGGCAGAGGCGTTAGCTGAAGACGAATCCAATCCGGTAAGAACGTTCAGGCAGCTGCAAAAGCTGCATGAAAATTGGCGCGAAATAGGCCCTATTCCGCGAGAGAACAAGCAGGAATTGTGGGAGCGTTTTAAGGCGGCAACAACAGTTATCAATAAGAGATATCAGCAGTATTTTGAGGAGGAGAGAGCAAAGCAAAAAGAAAATCTTGAAAAGAAGGTTGAATTATGTGAGCGGGCGGAGGAATTTGCCAATTTCGATTCGACCAATCCGCGTGAGTGGAATGAAATGACTGAGAAAATTATTGCTTTACAGAAAAAATGGAAGACGATTGGCTTTGCACCAAGAAAAGATAATACGCTTGTGTGGGAGCGTTTTCGTGCTGCTAATGATACTTTTTTCAGGAAGAAACGTGATTTCTGGGCCAAGAGCAAAGAAAAGCTTCATGATAATCTGGCACAGAAAATTGAAATATGTGAACAGGCTGAGGAGTTGAAGGAAAGTACCGATTGGAAGGGAACGACCGATAAGCTGATTGCTTTGCAGACGAAATGGAAAGCAATCGGCCCCGTACCTCGGAAACAAAGTGACCTTGTTTGGAAACGTTTCCGGGCAGCCTGCGATGAATTTTTCAACCGAAAAGGTTCTCATTTCTCCGGTATGACAGAGGAGCAGGAAGGCAACCTCAAAGCCAAAAAAGCGATAATTAAGGAAGTTGGAAATTTTAAACCTTCCGGAGATGTTGAAGCAGACGTTGCCATTTTATCTGAATTCCAGGAACGCTGGAAGAGTACCGGACGCGTACCTTTTCGGAGAAAAGATGATGTGGAGTCTAAATTCAGGGATGCCATTAATGATAAATTCGATCAGATTGAAATGGACGAACAGGAACGTAACCTGCATAAGTTCAGAAACAAAATGGTTCATTGGATGACTATTCCACGCGGCTGGGGACGCATCAACAGTGAGCGGGATCGCAATGTGTTGCGTATTAAGCAGCTTGAGAGTGATTTGGGAACGCTGCAAAACAACATTGGTTTTTTTGGTGATTCGAAAGGAGCCCAGTCGCTGGCCGAAAATGTTCAATCGAAGATTGATCGGATAACCTCACAAATCGATTACCTGAAATCGAAAATTGAGATAATCGATGAACTGGGAGAAGAATCCCGGTAG
- a CDS encoding 2-oxoglutarate dehydrogenase E1 component, translating into MDKFSQVGNQEIGAIEDLYKTYLEDPENVDASWKAFFKGFEFARQSWADAETPEDCKHLDKEFKILNLIHGYRQRGHLFTRTNPVRTRRAYSPTLDIENFGLSDTHLNTVFQAGNEIGIGPASLRDIVAHLETTYCESIGVEYLYMRDPEVINWLRERMESTKNQQEFTDENRKHIFYHLKLAVGFENFIHKKFVGQKRFSLEGTETLIPAMDAIIERGAELGIEEFVIGMSHRGRLNVLANILEKPYRNIFKEFYGTEFEEGIALGDVKYHLGYENEVTTDQGHKVKLNLLPNPSHLEAVAPLVEGVARAKLDHEYGKEFKKLAPIVIHGDAAIAGQGVVYETVQMSQLKGYKTGGTIHLVVNNQVGFTTNYLDARSSTYSTDVAKVTRSPVFHVNGDDVEALIFTIKLAMEFRQQFESDIFIDILSYRKYGHNEGDEPRFTQPTLYKAIASHPNPRDLYAEKLIQKGIMTKEEIQKEIDDFNQALEVNYEESQHIQKLRIQRFLLDEYKNYRLPEPTESDHDTDTGYDIGQLKAIAEKMNTLPDDKSFFRKIVKLLNDRKKAASDNRLDWAMGELLAYAALLLEGHPVRIGGQDSERGTFAHRHAALVMEATDEKYFPLKHLSESQAPFHIYNSPLNEYAAMGFEYGYALACPKGLTIWEAQFGDFSNVAQVIIDQYISSAGEKWGMMNGLVLMLPHGYEGQGPEHSSGRIERMLSQVAGNNMQVMLPTTPASLFHMLRRHVKWDFRIPMIIFTPKSLLRHPKAISSFEDLAHGKFQPLIPDNTVKTGKASKLVFTTGKIYYELIERRDELKQNDVAIIRIEQLYPFPVETVRNIIYENKNAKCKLWVQDEPENMGAWPYIARKYPGLNLDVISRPESASPAGGLMEQHKRRLERIMEAVFK; encoded by the coding sequence ATGGACAAATTCTCACAGGTTGGCAACCAAGAGATTGGGGCGATAGAGGATCTATACAAAACGTACCTTGAGGATCCGGAGAATGTGGATGCAAGCTGGAAAGCATTTTTCAAAGGCTTCGAATTCGCCCGTCAGTCGTGGGCCGACGCCGAAACACCTGAGGATTGCAAACACCTGGACAAAGAGTTTAAAATTCTGAATCTCATTCACGGTTACCGACAACGAGGTCACCTGTTCACCCGGACCAACCCGGTGCGAACACGCCGGGCTTACTCACCGACACTTGATATCGAAAACTTTGGTTTAAGTGACACGCATCTGAATACCGTTTTCCAGGCGGGAAACGAAATTGGCATCGGTCCGGCATCGCTGCGTGATATTGTCGCGCACCTTGAAACAACGTACTGCGAATCAATCGGTGTGGAGTATCTTTACATGCGGGACCCCGAAGTGATTAACTGGCTTCGCGAACGCATGGAGAGTACCAAAAACCAGCAGGAGTTCACCGACGAAAACCGGAAGCACATCTTCTATCACCTGAAACTGGCGGTAGGATTTGAAAACTTCATCCATAAGAAGTTTGTGGGACAAAAGCGTTTTTCCCTGGAGGGAACGGAAACTCTGATTCCGGCGATGGACGCTATCATCGAACGTGGTGCAGAACTGGGAATCGAGGAATTTGTGATTGGAATGTCACATCGGGGCCGATTAAACGTACTGGCCAATATCCTGGAAAAACCATACAGGAATATTTTCAAGGAATTTTACGGAACTGAATTTGAAGAAGGAATTGCCCTTGGCGATGTAAAATATCACCTGGGCTATGAAAACGAGGTGACCACCGATCAGGGCCATAAAGTAAAACTGAACCTTCTTCCCAACCCATCGCACCTGGAAGCGGTGGCACCGCTAGTAGAAGGGGTAGCCAGGGCCAAGCTGGACCACGAATATGGTAAAGAATTCAAGAAACTGGCCCCTATCGTCATCCACGGCGATGCCGCTATTGCCGGTCAGGGAGTCGTTTATGAAACGGTTCAAATGTCGCAGTTGAAGGGGTATAAAACCGGAGGTACCATTCACCTGGTAGTGAATAACCAGGTTGGTTTTACCACCAACTACCTCGATGCCCGTTCCAGTACGTACAGCACCGACGTTGCAAAGGTTACCCGCTCTCCTGTATTTCATGTCAATGGCGACGACGTGGAAGCCCTCATCTTTACGATAAAATTGGCGATGGAGTTCCGGCAGCAATTCGAATCCGATATATTCATTGATATTCTTTCCTACCGGAAATACGGACACAACGAAGGTGACGAACCGCGTTTTACACAGCCTACGCTGTATAAAGCAATCGCCAGTCATCCCAATCCGCGCGATCTCTACGCTGAAAAACTGATACAAAAAGGTATCATGACCAAGGAGGAGATCCAAAAAGAAATTGATGATTTCAACCAAGCGCTCGAAGTAAATTACGAAGAGAGCCAGCACATTCAAAAGCTTCGTATCCAACGGTTTTTGCTTGATGAATACAAAAATTACCGGTTACCGGAGCCAACTGAATCGGACCATGATACCGATACTGGTTACGATATCGGACAACTGAAGGCTATTGCCGAAAAAATGAACACGCTTCCGGATGATAAGAGCTTTTTCCGGAAAATTGTCAAGCTCCTCAACGATCGGAAAAAAGCAGCATCCGACAACCGGCTCGACTGGGCGATGGGCGAATTACTTGCCTATGCCGCATTGTTATTGGAAGGTCATCCGGTCCGCATAGGCGGCCAGGACAGCGAACGTGGTACATTTGCCCACCGGCACGCGGCATTGGTAATGGAAGCTACGGATGAAAAGTACTTCCCGCTCAAACATCTTAGCGAAAGCCAGGCGCCTTTTCATATTTACAATTCGCCGTTGAATGAATATGCGGCCATGGGATTCGAATATGGTTATGCCCTCGCGTGCCCGAAAGGATTAACCATCTGGGAAGCTCAGTTTGGTGATTTTAGCAACGTTGCCCAGGTAATTATCGACCAATATATCAGTTCTGCCGGTGAAAAATGGGGCATGATGAACGGTCTGGTACTGATGCTTCCGCATGGATACGAAGGCCAGGGACCGGAGCACTCCAGCGGCCGCATCGAGCGTATGCTTTCGCAAGTTGCCGGCAACAACATGCAAGTAATGCTGCCAACTACTCCGGCCAGCCTGTTTCATATGCTGCGCCGTCATGTCAAATGGGATTTCCGGATTCCAATGATCATTTTCACACCGAAGAGCCTCTTGCGCCATCCGAAAGCTATTTCCAGCTTTGAAGATTTGGCTCATGGTAAATTCCAGCCGCTGATTCCGGATAACACCGTTAAAACGGGAAAAGCCTCCAAACTGGTATTTACTACCGGAAAAATTTATTACGAGTTGATAGAACGGCGCGATGAATTGAAACAGAATGATGTGGCCATTATCCGCATCGAACAATTATATCCGTTCCCGGTAGAAACCGTCAGAAATATTATCTACGAAAATAAAAATGCCAAATGCAAACTCTGGGTTCAGGACGAACCGGAAAACATGGGAGCCTGGCCATACATTGCCCGCAAGTATCCGGGCTTGAACCTTGACGTAATTTCCCGGCCCGAAAGTGCCAGTCCGGCCGGCGGATTGATGGAACAACATAAACGACGCCTCGAACGAATCATGGAAGCTGTTTTTAAATAA
- a CDS encoding S9 family peptidase, with amino-acid sequence MTQNNLFAAAMARAPVSNMTSAYGGIRWGSGLSRMFQCKHTQSRLGGTLWDKPWRYIEDPPLFYADKVDTPLMPGNTLYRNPDAVADKNNQVHVAFDTGDEAGDFEIWLTSVTTDEKVFEKCVPITITR; translated from the coding sequence GTGACGCAAAACAATCTGTTTGCTGCAGCTATGGCCCGCGCTCCGGTTAGCAATATGACCAGTGCCTATGGTGGCATTCGCTGGGGAAGTGGTTTGAGCCGGATGTTTCAGTGCAAGCATACACAAAGCAGGCTGGGTGGAACCTTATGGGACAAACCATGGCGCTACATCGAGGACCCGCCGCTGTTTTATGCCGATAAAGTCGATACGCCATTGATGCCGGGAAATACTTTGTACCGGAACCCGGATGCAGTTGCTGATAAAAATAATCAGGTTCATGTTGCATTTGATACAGGGGATGAAGCTGGCGATTTTGAAATTTGGTTGACTTCTGTGACAACGGATGAGAAGGTATTCGAAAAATGTGTCCCCATTACAATTACCCGGTAA